A stretch of the Glutamicibacter sp. JL.03c genome encodes the following:
- a CDS encoding GNAT family N-acetyltransferase, producing MSSSVQLRAIDGTDTDFIVGLSADERVTAFIGDGQPWSREYALQRVNQAIDSNGISWFIVWLDGVRIGLFTATDRAHATEIGYWLAPAMWGQGLAKAIVAQGLQHLQESGITDLMARVAPENIASLKVLERHGFIRQSHDAALVTLTRATPQA from the coding sequence ATGAGTTCCTCAGTACAACTAAGGGCAATTGACGGAACCGATACGGATTTCATCGTGGGTCTCAGCGCGGATGAGCGCGTCACCGCGTTCATTGGCGATGGCCAGCCATGGAGCCGCGAATACGCGCTACAGCGAGTAAATCAAGCGATCGACAGCAATGGGATTTCATGGTTCATCGTATGGCTCGATGGCGTGCGAATAGGCTTGTTCACTGCCACGGACCGTGCCCATGCCACAGAGATCGGCTATTGGCTTGCGCCCGCAATGTGGGGCCAGGGCTTGGCCAAGGCCATCGTCGCCCAAGGATTGCAGCATCTGCAAGAATCCGGAATCACGGATCTCATGGCCAGGGTGGCACCAGAAAATATCGCATCACTCAAAGTCCTGGAGCGGCACGGATTCATCCGCCAAAGCCACGATGCAGCGCTGGTGACCCTGACCCGGGCAACACCGCAGGCCTAG
- the pheT gene encoding phenylalanine--tRNA ligase subunit beta has translation MRIPLSWLREYAQVPADASAEDVMADLVKVGLEEEDVHRPSDELSGPIVVGQVLSLEKEVASNGKTINWCQVRVVPEGAEQTLAGKGIDPSGVQGIVCGAHNFVEGDKVVVTLPGAVLPGDFKISPRKTYGHTSAGMIASSRELGIGDDHDGIIVLSNYGLDPELGTDIFELFGLDDQAAEINVTPDRGYCFSIRGVAREYALATGTSFTDPATTVAVSEATEAGHDVVLADQSPIYDVPGCTRFVTREVTGINPCLPTPRWMASRLQLAGMRSISLPVDISNYVMLELGAPLHFYDADKLTGAITVRRAHAGEKLTTLDDKERELSVEDLLITDESGALGIAGVMGGAATEVTDSTTRVLIEAAHFDAVSIGRSRRRHKLPSEASKRFERGVDPQIMQIAAQRAVNLLVELAGGTETTKITDTGAQPADTQIQLPSGFASSLIGVDYTDEQTVASLEGIGASVEQNGTGFLVTAPGWRPDLAIKEDLVEEVARVVGYDKIPATLPVAPPGRGLTRVQSQRRRLLQGLADAGLTEILSYPFVSELQNSTFGAAQAGTEVKAISLANPISKEFRFLRTSLLPGLLETARRNIGRGFRDLALYEGGLVFQPGEQLGSSVLPPLGAKPSDEVLAELFNGVPNQPWHLAAVLTGNEASAAAGFAPRAWDWADALEAARTVAGILGVELEIAQGSHQAFHPGRAATLKVAGEVVGYAGELHPQLLKDQDLPARTVAMELNAAALMVAAPAVVVAEHLSTQPVATQDVALVVDQDVVAGDVLAALREGAGDLLEDIALFDVYQGKGIEDGKKSLAFGLRFRATDRTLTADEASEARAAAVAVAAEKFGATQR, from the coding sequence ATGCGTATTCCACTATCTTGGCTGCGCGAGTACGCGCAGGTACCAGCCGACGCCTCGGCTGAAGACGTGATGGCGGACCTGGTCAAGGTCGGCCTCGAAGAAGAAGACGTGCACCGTCCCTCCGATGAGCTTTCAGGCCCGATCGTGGTGGGCCAGGTGCTCTCCTTGGAAAAGGAGGTCGCCTCCAACGGCAAGACCATCAACTGGTGCCAGGTCCGCGTGGTCCCGGAAGGCGCCGAGCAGACCCTGGCCGGCAAGGGCATCGACCCCTCCGGCGTGCAGGGCATCGTGTGCGGTGCGCACAACTTCGTTGAGGGCGACAAAGTTGTTGTCACCCTGCCCGGCGCCGTGCTGCCCGGGGACTTCAAGATCTCCCCGCGCAAGACCTACGGCCACACCTCGGCCGGCATGATCGCCTCCTCGCGCGAACTGGGCATCGGCGATGACCACGACGGCATCATCGTGCTCTCCAACTACGGGCTGGACCCGGAACTGGGCACCGATATCTTCGAGCTCTTCGGACTCGATGACCAGGCCGCGGAGATCAACGTGACCCCGGACCGCGGCTACTGCTTCTCGATCCGCGGCGTGGCCCGCGAGTACGCGCTGGCTACCGGAACCTCCTTCACCGACCCGGCCACCACCGTTGCGGTCTCCGAAGCCACCGAGGCCGGCCACGACGTGGTCCTGGCTGACCAGTCACCGATCTACGATGTTCCAGGCTGCACCCGCTTCGTGACCCGCGAGGTCACCGGCATCAACCCGTGCCTGCCGACCCCGCGCTGGATGGCTTCGCGCCTGCAGCTGGCCGGCATGCGCTCCATCTCGCTGCCCGTGGACATCTCGAACTACGTGATGCTGGAACTCGGCGCGCCGCTGCACTTCTACGACGCTGACAAGCTCACCGGTGCCATCACCGTGCGCCGCGCCCACGCCGGCGAGAAGTTGACGACTTTGGACGACAAGGAACGCGAACTGTCGGTCGAAGACCTGCTGATCACCGACGAGTCAGGTGCCCTGGGCATCGCCGGCGTCATGGGCGGAGCCGCCACCGAAGTCACCGATTCGACCACCCGCGTGCTGATCGAAGCAGCGCACTTCGATGCGGTATCCATCGGCCGTTCGCGCCGCCGCCACAAGCTGCCGTCCGAAGCCTCTAAGCGCTTCGAACGCGGCGTGGATCCGCAGATCATGCAGATCGCGGCCCAGCGTGCGGTGAACCTGCTCGTCGAGCTGGCCGGCGGTACCGAAACCACCAAGATCACCGATACCGGCGCCCAGCCAGCTGATACCCAGATCCAGCTGCCATCGGGTTTCGCCAGCTCCCTGATCGGCGTGGACTACACCGACGAGCAGACCGTCGCGTCGCTGGAAGGCATCGGCGCGAGCGTCGAGCAGAACGGCACCGGCTTCCTGGTCACCGCGCCAGGCTGGCGTCCGGACCTGGCCATCAAGGAAGACCTGGTCGAAGAAGTAGCCCGAGTCGTCGGCTACGACAAGATCCCGGCTACCTTGCCGGTGGCTCCTCCGGGCCGCGGCTTGACCCGCGTCCAGTCCCAGCGCCGCCGCCTGCTCCAGGGCTTGGCCGACGCGGGATTGACCGAGATCCTCTCCTACCCGTTTGTCTCCGAGCTGCAGAACAGCACCTTCGGCGCAGCCCAGGCCGGCACCGAGGTCAAGGCCATTTCCCTGGCCAATCCGATCTCCAAGGAATTCCGCTTCCTGCGCACCAGCCTGCTGCCAGGCCTGCTGGAAACCGCGCGCCGCAACATCGGACGCGGCTTCCGCGATCTGGCCCTCTACGAGGGCGGACTGGTCTTCCAGCCAGGCGAGCAGCTGGGTTCCAGCGTGCTCCCTCCACTGGGCGCCAAGCCAAGTGACGAGGTGCTGGCCGAACTGTTCAACGGAGTTCCGAACCAGCCGTGGCATTTGGCTGCTGTGCTGACCGGCAACGAGGCTTCCGCCGCTGCCGGCTTTGCGCCGCGTGCCTGGGATTGGGCCGACGCACTGGAGGCAGCACGTACGGTTGCCGGTATCCTCGGCGTCGAGCTGGAGATCGCCCAGGGCAGCCACCAGGCGTTCCACCCTGGCCGTGCCGCGACCTTGAAGGTTGCCGGGGAAGTCGTCGGCTACGCCGGTGAACTGCACCCGCAGCTGCTCAAGGACCAGGACCTGCCAGCGCGCACCGTGGCCATGGAGCTGAACGCTGCGGCCCTGATGGTCGCGGCTCCTGCCGTGGTCGTTGCCGAGCACCTGTCCACCCAGCCAGTGGCCACCCAGGACGTCGCCCTGGTCGTGGATCAGGATGTTGTCGCCGGCGACGTCCTGGCGGCTCTGCGCGAAGGTGCCGGAGACCTGCTGGAAGACATTGCACTCTTCGATGTGTACCAGGGCAAGGGCATCGAGGATGGCAAGAAGTCGCTGGCCTTCGGCCTGCGCTTCCGCGCCACCGACCGCACCCTGACCGCTGACGAGGCCTCCGAGGCGCGCGCCGCGGCAGTCGCCGTGGCTGCCGAGAAGTTTGGCGCCACCCAGCGCTAG
- a CDS encoding NUDIX domain-containing protein codes for MAEASVLKQIVAVAIVDDLAAPAKLLAARRNRPAALAGLWEFPGGKVEPGESEIAAVHRELSEELGVAVTLGAMIPGPHPQGWPLNEKAAMRMWFAQITEGEPDTLDGHDQLAWLDLDDSLPGIVEWIPADAPIVAACLEQVHAGSAH; via the coding sequence GTGGCTGAAGCATCAGTCCTGAAGCAAATTGTGGCCGTAGCGATCGTCGATGATCTGGCAGCTCCCGCCAAGCTCTTGGCCGCCCGGCGCAACCGGCCTGCGGCCCTCGCCGGATTGTGGGAATTCCCCGGAGGGAAGGTCGAGCCGGGGGAGAGCGAAATTGCCGCGGTGCACCGTGAACTCAGCGAAGAGCTGGGCGTGGCCGTCACCCTGGGCGCAATGATCCCCGGGCCGCACCCGCAAGGATGGCCGCTGAACGAGAAAGCCGCCATGCGCATGTGGTTCGCCCAGATCACCGAGGGCGAACCGGATACCCTGGACGGCCACGACCAGCTGGCCTGGCTCGACCTCGACGACTCGCTGCCCGGGATCGTCGAATGGATTCCGGCCGACGCGCCCATCGTCGCGGCATGCCTTGAACAGGTACATGCAGGATCGGCCCATTAA
- the infC gene encoding translation initiation factor IF-3, whose product MPEVRLVGPNGEQVGIVRIEDALRLAHESDLDLVEVAPNAKPPVCKLMDFGKYKYEAAVKAREARKNQTNTVLKEVRFRLKIDTHDYETKVGHALRFLGAGDKVKAMIQFRGREQQRPEMGIRLLEKFAADVAEVGIIESSPRIDGRNMVMVVGPLKNKAEARREQQQKSGGRNSAKRKIRTDAPAETEGQNVAAAMDDEARAKLEQARQAAEGDA is encoded by the coding sequence GTGCCAGAGGTACGTCTCGTCGGCCCCAATGGTGAGCAGGTAGGCATCGTCCGCATCGAGGACGCGCTTCGTTTGGCTCACGAGTCCGATCTGGACTTGGTCGAGGTGGCACCCAACGCCAAGCCTCCAGTGTGCAAACTGATGGACTTCGGCAAGTACAAGTACGAAGCCGCTGTCAAGGCTCGCGAGGCTCGTAAGAACCAGACCAACACGGTCTTGAAGGAAGTTCGCTTCCGCCTGAAGATTGATACTCACGACTACGAGACCAAGGTCGGGCACGCATTGCGCTTCCTGGGCGCTGGCGACAAGGTGAAAGCCATGATCCAGTTCCGCGGTCGTGAACAGCAGCGTCCAGAGATGGGTATCCGCTTGCTGGAAAAGTTTGCAGCAGACGTAGCTGAGGTTGGAATCATCGAGTCCAGCCCGCGCATCGATGGCCGGAATATGGTCATGGTTGTTGGTCCGCTGAAGAACAAGGCAGAGGCTCGCCGCGAACAGCAGCAGAAGTCCGGTGGCCGCAACTCGGCCAAGCGCAAGATCCGCACCGACGCTCCAGCTGAGACCGAGGGCCAGAACGTCGCAGCAGCCATGGATGACGAAGCCCGCGCCAAGTTGGAGCAGGCTCGCCAAGCAGCTGAAGGCGACGCCTAG
- a CDS encoding LppM family (lipo)protein: MKRLLSVIALAFAAVLALSGCVNMNADVNVQGPDKTTGSVEVTINKENLQGMSLDELLATQVDTAAMEQQLDGKWTYSKIEEGENVGLRFDTDGVKTYTQLKDAFKVFGFEINLADDGKEVTFSMPGDKAAVDSSFTEANLHVNFPGEVTSHAPGEVEHHSVTFDMIKGAQVYQATGKFDHTLFYASIFGGALLVLTLVFVLAFAPKGAKEEH; the protein is encoded by the coding sequence GTGAAGCGACTTTTGAGCGTGATCGCACTGGCCTTTGCCGCCGTCCTAGCGTTGTCCGGCTGCGTCAACATGAACGCAGACGTCAACGTCCAGGGCCCTGACAAGACAACCGGTTCGGTAGAAGTCACCATCAACAAGGAGAACCTCCAAGGCATGAGCCTCGACGAGCTTCTGGCAACCCAGGTCGACACCGCGGCCATGGAACAGCAGCTTGATGGCAAGTGGACCTACTCGAAGATCGAAGAGGGCGAGAACGTCGGACTGCGCTTCGACACCGATGGCGTGAAGACCTACACCCAGCTCAAGGACGCCTTCAAGGTCTTCGGCTTCGAGATCAACCTCGCCGACGATGGCAAGGAAGTGACCTTCTCCATGCCAGGGGACAAGGCTGCCGTTGATTCCTCCTTCACCGAAGCGAACCTGCACGTGAACTTCCCGGGTGAAGTCACCTCGCACGCTCCGGGCGAAGTCGAGCACCACTCGGTCACCTTTGACATGATCAAGGGCGCCCAGGTCTACCAGGCCACCGGCAAGTTCGACCACACGCTGTTCTACGCCTCGATCTTCGGCGGCGCACTGCTCGTGCTGACCCTGGTCTTCGTGCTGGCCTTCGCCCCCAAGGGAGCCAAAGAAGAGCACTAA
- a CDS encoding phosphoribosyltransferase — protein MTSIDDSGASVLSEPEREILTWDTFGEASRELAQTIVDSGFEPDIVLAVARGGLLLAGSISYALGVKACGALNVEFYTGIGTVLPEPVVLPPMLDDGHLRDKKILIVDDVSDSGRTLEKVVDLVSAWGADVKTVCLYTKPRTIMVPDYEWRRTDKWITFPWSDLPPVTAGGAK, from the coding sequence ATGACTAGCATTGACGATTCCGGGGCATCCGTCCTTTCAGAGCCAGAGCGCGAAATTCTCACCTGGGACACCTTCGGTGAAGCCTCCCGCGAACTTGCACAGACCATCGTAGACAGCGGCTTCGAGCCCGACATCGTCTTGGCGGTAGCACGCGGCGGCCTGCTCTTGGCCGGATCGATCTCCTACGCACTGGGTGTCAAGGCTTGCGGCGCCCTGAACGTCGAGTTCTACACCGGGATCGGCACCGTTCTCCCGGAGCCAGTTGTGCTGCCACCGATGCTGGATGACGGCCACCTGCGCGACAAGAAGATCCTGATCGTTGACGACGTTTCCGACTCGGGCCGCACCTTGGAAAAGGTCGTCGACCTGGTTTCGGCATGGGGCGCGGATGTCAAGACCGTTTGCCTCTACACCAAGCCACGCACCATCATGGTCCCGGACTACGAATGGCGCCGCACCGACAAGTGGATCACCTTCCCATGGTCCGATCTTCCACCTGTCACCGCAGGCGGAGCAAAGTAA
- a CDS encoding GNAT family N-acetyltransferase has product MELIEQPVLNATPYYLRPFSLQDIPLIKQASTDPYITQITTVPPQGEHQQCVDFIHRQWSRTTDGTGYSFSIADSATEQAVGQMGLWFHDARHGRASIGYWVGPGHRRQGIASCALGILADWALEYPGIHRVELYVEPWNVGSWRAAERCGFQREGLLRRWELIGNEPKDMYMYSRIAQRVQN; this is encoded by the coding sequence ATGGAACTGATCGAGCAGCCTGTCTTGAACGCAACGCCCTATTATTTGCGCCCGTTTTCCCTTCAGGACATCCCGCTCATCAAGCAGGCTTCGACGGATCCCTACATCACGCAGATCACCACCGTGCCTCCACAGGGCGAGCATCAACAATGCGTTGACTTCATCCACCGCCAATGGAGCCGGACCACGGATGGGACCGGATACTCCTTCTCCATAGCGGATTCGGCCACTGAACAGGCCGTCGGGCAGATGGGGCTATGGTTCCACGACGCCCGCCACGGACGGGCAAGCATCGGCTACTGGGTGGGACCGGGGCATCGCCGGCAAGGCATTGCCAGCTGCGCCCTGGGCATCCTCGCGGATTGGGCTCTGGAATATCCAGGCATCCATCGTGTCGAGTTGTACGTCGAACCGTGGAACGTAGGGTCCTGGCGCGCTGCCGAACGCTGCGGGTTCCAACGCGAAGGGTTGTTGCGCCGGTGGGAGCTGATCGGCAACGAGCCAAAGGACATGTACATGTACTCGCGCATCGCCCAGCGGGTGCAGAACTAG
- a CDS encoding TrmH family RNA methyltransferase, translated as MSSFSAEVMTNPRAERVKSVARLANRKGREATGEFLVEGPQAVREALKAHLDDDNLVQAVYVVGGFLESHDEFAELLDQTQVPTRIVTGEVLHAMADTQTPQGILAVAAIAQPQLSEVLAAKPRLIAVLCRVQDPGNAGTVLRAADAAGADAVILTKGSVDIYNPKAVRSTVGSLFHLPVLNNLEFDHLIEAAKTTGNQILAADGYGALNLDSLQDAAVLRAHQPAADAPAPEGQPVLEAPTLWLFGNEGQGLDEHEKQAADHAVAVPLYGVAESLNVGTAATVCLYASARAQHTAKQG; from the coding sequence ATGAGCAGTTTTTCCGCTGAAGTGATGACCAACCCACGTGCCGAACGAGTCAAGTCGGTCGCCCGGCTTGCCAACCGCAAGGGCCGTGAAGCCACAGGGGAATTCCTCGTCGAAGGCCCGCAGGCCGTGCGCGAAGCGCTCAAGGCGCACCTGGACGACGACAACCTCGTGCAGGCCGTCTACGTTGTCGGCGGATTCCTCGAAAGCCACGACGAGTTCGCGGAACTGCTCGATCAAACACAGGTGCCAACACGCATCGTCACCGGCGAAGTGCTGCATGCCATGGCCGACACCCAGACCCCGCAGGGGATTCTCGCCGTTGCCGCGATCGCCCAGCCGCAACTGAGCGAAGTGCTCGCCGCCAAGCCGCGGCTCATCGCGGTCCTGTGCCGGGTCCAGGACCCCGGAAACGCGGGCACGGTGCTCCGCGCCGCAGACGCCGCCGGAGCTGATGCCGTCATCCTGACCAAGGGCAGCGTCGACATCTATAACCCGAAGGCCGTGCGCTCCACGGTCGGATCGCTATTCCACCTGCCGGTGCTTAACAACCTCGAATTCGACCACCTGATCGAGGCGGCGAAAACCACCGGAAACCAAATCCTCGCCGCCGACGGCTACGGGGCCTTGAACCTGGACTCGTTGCAGGATGCCGCGGTTTTGCGCGCCCACCAGCCGGCCGCCGACGCACCGGCCCCCGAAGGCCAGCCGGTCCTTGAAGCGCCCACGCTATGGCTCTTCGGCAATGAAGGACAGGGCCTGGACGAACACGAAAAACAGGCGGCTGACCATGCAGTGGCTGTTCCGCTCTACGGCGTAGCCGAGTCGCTGAATGTTGGCACCGCCGCAACCGTGTGCCTCTACGCCTCGGCACGAGCCCAGCACACGGCAAAGCAGGGCTAG
- the rplT gene encoding 50S ribosomal protein L20, whose product MARVKRAVNAHKKRRVVLERAKGYRGQRSRLYRKAKEQLLHSFVYSFNDRRKRKGDFRRLWIQRINAASRANGMTYNRLIQGLKAAEIEVDRRMLAELAVSDSNAFATLVKVAKEALPADVNAPRAAAEVAAPKAAKAPKAAAPKAAEKAIEGEGVIKAVEGEDAPEGFIIKGNAGSNKYHVPGSTWYEQTEAEYWFNSVEAAKAAGFEPAGGESRQQMK is encoded by the coding sequence GTGGCACGTGTGAAGCGGGCAGTAAACGCCCACAAGAAGCGTCGCGTCGTTCTGGAACGCGCAAAGGGTTACCGCGGTCAGCGTTCGCGCCTGTACCGTAAGGCCAAGGAGCAGCTGCTCCACTCGTTCGTTTACAGCTTCAACGACCGCCGTAAGCGCAAGGGTGACTTCCGTCGCCTGTGGATCCAGCGCATCAACGCTGCATCCCGCGCCAACGGCATGACCTACAACCGTCTGATCCAGGGCCTGAAGGCTGCTGAGATCGAGGTTGACCGCCGCATGCTGGCCGAGCTGGCTGTATCGGACTCCAACGCATTCGCAACCTTGGTTAAGGTTGCAAAGGAAGCTCTTCCAGCTGACGTCAACGCTCCACGCGCTGCTGCTGAGGTTGCTGCTCCAAAGGCTGCCAAGGCTCCTAAGGCTGCCGCTCCAAAGGCTGCTGAAAAGGCCATCGAGGGCGAAGGCGTAATCAAGGCTGTTGAAGGCGAAGACGCTCCTGAGGGCTTCATCATCAAGGGCAACGCTGGCTCGAACAAGTACCACGTTCCAGGCTCGACCTGGTACGAGCAGACCGAAGCCGAATACTGGTTCAACTCGGTTGAAGCAGCCAAGGCTGCCGGCTTCGAGCCAGCTGGCGGGGAATCCCGCCAGCAGATGAAGTAA
- a CDS encoding DUF5129 domain-containing protein — MARSNLSRRVVSAAAVLSFGLLNVVVPAQAVSGAQIHAGENLGEVSIDDTAGVINRDRLMDALDELDFNEPTNIAVYTRDGEYSDDINTKTLEFARKSHPEWISAEAEDYGDYWADGMLIITLSVEGSGDGQIGTYFGEDRKVTTSQMESIHEAGYDDFNLSRWTDGVIAVADKASAIMNRPWYKSPALWWTVAAGGGGTGVVLAATAAVRSSRRKNFAKDFYAGREHLTNVTMDLEETELAAKTLPTGSTHAAELERRFADFMSKYRESFDSQAKLEAAEKKYRSSSRGVDAAKEFKAEAQNLDLTDDAIIAAAALYTRSASWEEAWRAQTKPLAGDLAQISTLIDDVEPELMGSAAALASYRESATQSLESLGTQLKAGQIDVDAALDELSDLRRGLTERLDDFAKAQIEAYAENDEEKEQMRREMERSRYSTAGQGPRGGTILDVVNPASLYWSVGGYNAGYTAGTNSVDQSRASSSSSGSVSTGYSGGGSFSGSGGSSRF, encoded by the coding sequence ATGGCACGAAGCAATCTGTCCAGGCGAGTGGTCAGCGCAGCAGCGGTCCTGTCCTTCGGCCTGTTGAACGTGGTAGTCCCGGCCCAGGCGGTGTCGGGAGCGCAGATCCACGCAGGTGAGAATCTGGGGGAGGTCAGCATTGACGACACGGCGGGCGTGATCAATCGCGACCGGCTCATGGACGCCTTGGATGAACTGGATTTCAACGAACCGACCAACATCGCGGTGTATACACGCGACGGCGAGTATTCCGATGACATCAATACCAAAACGCTCGAATTCGCGCGCAAGAGCCATCCAGAATGGATCTCGGCAGAGGCCGAGGACTATGGCGACTATTGGGCCGACGGGATGCTGATCATCACCTTGTCGGTCGAAGGCAGCGGGGACGGTCAAATTGGCACGTATTTTGGCGAGGATCGCAAAGTGACCACTAGCCAGATGGAAAGCATCCACGAGGCAGGGTATGACGACTTCAACCTGTCGCGGTGGACCGACGGCGTGATCGCGGTTGCCGACAAGGCATCGGCAATCATGAATCGGCCGTGGTACAAAAGTCCCGCCCTATGGTGGACCGTTGCGGCAGGTGGCGGCGGCACCGGTGTTGTCCTGGCGGCCACCGCCGCAGTGCGGTCTTCGCGACGCAAGAATTTTGCCAAGGATTTTTACGCGGGACGAGAGCATCTGACCAATGTCACGATGGACTTGGAAGAAACCGAGCTCGCCGCTAAGACGCTGCCCACCGGGTCAACCCACGCCGCGGAACTTGAACGCCGATTTGCCGACTTCATGTCGAAGTATCGTGAATCCTTCGATTCGCAAGCCAAGCTTGAAGCAGCGGAGAAGAAATACCGTTCCTCTAGCCGTGGCGTGGACGCCGCCAAGGAGTTCAAGGCCGAAGCGCAAAACCTTGATCTCACCGATGACGCCATCATCGCTGCCGCCGCGCTCTACACCCGTTCAGCCTCGTGGGAAGAGGCCTGGCGCGCGCAGACGAAGCCGCTGGCAGGCGATCTCGCCCAAATCTCCACGCTGATCGATGACGTGGAGCCTGAGCTGATGGGCAGCGCGGCGGCGCTCGCCTCGTACCGTGAGTCGGCAACACAATCGCTGGAATCGCTGGGAACCCAATTGAAGGCCGGACAAATCGACGTCGATGCGGCCTTGGATGAGCTCTCCGATCTTCGACGCGGGCTGACAGAGCGCTTGGACGACTTTGCCAAGGCCCAGATCGAAGCCTACGCGGAGAACGATGAAGAGAAGGAGCAGATGCGCAGGGAAATGGAACGCTCCCGCTATTCCACGGCGGGCCAGGGCCCGCGAGGAGGGACCATCCTGGACGTTGTGAATCCCGCATCGCTGTACTGGAGCGTGGGCGGCTACAACGCTGGCTACACTGCGGGAACCAACTCGGTGGATCAATCCCGCGCGTCCTCTAGTTCGTCCGGGTCGGTCTCAACCGGATACTCCGGTGGCGGCAGCTTCTCGGGCTCCGGCGGATCGTCGCGGTTCTAA
- the rpmI gene encoding 50S ribosomal protein L35, protein MPKFKTHSGAKKRFKLTGSGKLARQQANRRHYLEHKSSRVTRRLASDQIVAKADVKTIKRMLGL, encoded by the coding sequence ATGCCGAAGTTCAAGACTCACAGTGGCGCCAAGAAGCGCTTCAAGCTCACCGGTAGCGGTAAGCTCGCTCGCCAGCAGGCCAACCGTCGCCACTACCTGGAGCACAAGTCCTCGCGCGTTACCCGTCGCCTGGCTTCTGACCAGATCGTCGCTAAGGCCGATGTAAAGACCATCAAGCGGATGCTGGGCCTCTAA
- the pheS gene encoding phenylalanine--tRNA ligase subunit alpha → MSDQTTGQAPDGESNVPHPTDEAGIQAAVGAALAAIEAAGDLNELKDARLAHTGEKSALSLANRQIGKLDKSDKAIAGKLVGSARGRVNKALAARTTVLEEAEAARILIEETVDVTAAPRRRPVGARHPLSVLQDRVADIFVGMGWEIAEGPEVESEWFNFDALNFKPDHPAREMQDTFFIEPADAHLVLRTHTSPVQVRSLLERDLPVYVLCPGRTFRTDELDATHTPVFHQFEGLAVDKGLTMADLRGTLEHFARQMFGEEAQIRLRPAYFPFTEPSAELDIWHPGAKGGPRWIEWGGCGMINPNVLRAAGIDPDEYSGFAFGMGIERTLMFRNDVPDMHDMIEGDIRFSQHFGMEI, encoded by the coding sequence ATGTCTGATCAGACAACTGGACAAGCTCCCGACGGGGAGTCCAACGTTCCGCACCCAACCGACGAAGCAGGCATCCAGGCGGCCGTTGGCGCCGCCTTGGCCGCCATCGAGGCTGCCGGAGACCTGAACGAGCTGAAGGATGCCCGACTAGCGCACACCGGCGAAAAGTCGGCCCTGTCATTGGCCAACCGGCAGATCGGCAAGCTCGACAAATCGGACAAGGCCATCGCCGGCAAGCTGGTCGGCTCGGCTCGCGGCCGCGTCAACAAGGCCCTCGCGGCCCGCACCACGGTGCTGGAAGAAGCCGAAGCAGCCCGCATCCTCATCGAAGAGACCGTTGATGTCACCGCGGCCCCACGCCGCCGCCCGGTCGGCGCTCGCCACCCGCTCTCGGTCCTGCAGGACCGCGTAGCCGACATTTTCGTCGGCATGGGCTGGGAAATTGCAGAAGGCCCGGAAGTCGAATCCGAATGGTTCAACTTCGACGCGCTGAACTTCAAGCCGGACCACCCGGCCCGCGAAATGCAGGACACCTTCTTCATCGAGCCTGCCGACGCCCACCTCGTGCTGCGCACCCACACCTCCCCGGTGCAGGTCCGCTCCCTGCTCGAACGCGACCTGCCGGTCTACGTGCTGTGCCCTGGACGCACCTTCCGCACCGATGAGCTCGATGCCACCCACACCCCGGTCTTCCACCAGTTCGAAGGCCTGGCCGTGGACAAGGGCCTGACCATGGCCGACCTGCGCGGCACCCTGGAGCACTTCGCCCGCCAGATGTTCGGCGAAGAAGCCCAGATCCGCTTGCGCCCAGCCTACTTCCCGTTCACCGAGCCATCCGCCGAGCTGGATATCTGGCACCCGGGTGCCAAGGGCGGCCCGCGCTGGATCGAATGGGGCGGCTGCGGCATGATCAACCCGAACGTGCTGCGCGCTGCCGGCATCGACCCGGATGAGTACTCCGGCTTTGCCTTCGGCATGGGCATCGAGCGCACGCTCATGTTCCGCAACGACGTCCCGGACATGCACGACATGATCGAGGGCGACATCCGTTTCAGCCAGCACTTCGGGATGGAGATCTAA
- a CDS encoding DUF1844 domain-containing protein yields the protein MSTEDTNSHQHLVDQQVRDIAEVPAVEIITTAAVHLMSAAAVKCGLAEGEDAAELKDLDEARKLITALAGLVTAGAPEIGSQHAAPLRDGLRSLQLAFREASLIPDAPGKGPGEKFTGAVN from the coding sequence ATGAGTACCGAAGACACCAACTCGCATCAGCACCTCGTCGACCAGCAGGTGCGCGACATCGCCGAAGTTCCGGCAGTAGAAATCATCACCACCGCAGCTGTTCACCTGATGAGCGCGGCCGCCGTCAAATGTGGTCTGGCCGAGGGCGAAGACGCTGCTGAGCTGAAAGATCTGGACGAAGCACGCAAGCTCATCACCGCCCTTGCAGGCCTAGTCACCGCGGGCGCACCTGAGATCGGTTCGCAGCACGCAGCACCGCTGCGCGATGGCCTGCGCAGCCTGCAGCTGGCATTCCGCGAAGCCTCGTTGATTCCTGACGCACCCGGCAAGGGCCCAGGCGAAAAGTTCACCGGCGCTGTCAACTAA